One genomic window of Motacilla alba alba isolate MOTALB_02 chromosome 1, Motacilla_alba_V1.0_pri, whole genome shotgun sequence includes the following:
- the SFT2D2 gene encoding vesicle transport protein SFT2B: MDKLKRVLSGRDAEEPSGLAEVIDATSLGWGTRVKGFIACFAIGCLCSILGSCLLWIPKKGLVLFAVFYTLGNIASIGSTMFLMGPMKQLKRMFEPTRLIATIAMLLCLILTLCSAFWWHKAGLALLFCILQFFAMTWYSISFIPYARDAVKKCVSVCLS, encoded by the exons ATGGACAAGCTGAAACGGGTGCTCAGCGGCCGCGACGCGGAGGAGCCGAGTGGCCTGGCCGAG GTTATCGATGCGACTTCCTTAGGTTGGGGCACCCGAGTGAAAGGTTTCATTGCGTGTTTTGCGATCGGATGCCTGTGCTCGATCTTG GGTAGTTGTCTGCTATGGATACCAAAGAAAGGGCTGGTACTCTTTGCGGTGTTTTATACCCTGGGGAATATTGCATCTATTGGGAG CACCATGTTTCTTATGGGACCAATGAAGCAATTGAAGCGGATGTTTGAGCCTACACGTTTGATTGCTACTATTGCTATGCTA tTGTGCCTCATATTAACACTGTGTTCCGCTTTCTGG tGGCATAAGGCAGGACTCGCGCTGCTTTTCTGCATCTTACAGTTTTTTGCCATGACATG GTACAGCATTTCCTTCATACCATATGCAAG GGATGCTGTGAAGAAATGTGTTTCAGTCTGTCTGTCCTAA